From one Nilaparvata lugens isolate BPH chromosome 2, ASM1435652v1, whole genome shotgun sequence genomic stretch:
- the LOC120349939 gene encoding uncharacterized protein LOC120349939 — protein sequence MESTREQYILPDTPPQQEPSFPSYWAAQAARKKKIPSTSAAPPAAVAAASDPEESPLKRRGVFVERGMSSDELIIPDTPPSHLGWAPKRVPLTTITTNRQQGKRKLQFLEEEETNFVPSQKHMSENTSMAPLLEEAAAQDDDDEDFITLINNPSPKPWMPLRELAEDVPHTIISVREETNHHGRRIILKINIASTKKISEVYLPQRFSSIISPCKVVKFNSKCKNLGIVVKHITATWSDIKIVKM from the exons ATGGAGTCCACACGTGAGCAGTACATCCTTCCGGATACACCTCCTCAACAAGAACCATCATTCCCATCTTACTGGGCAGCGCAAGCTGCACGGAAGAAGAAGATTCCTTCTACCAGTGCTGCTCCCCCTGCTGCTGTTGCTGCTGCATCCGACCCCGAGGAGTCGCCCCTGAAGAGACGTGGAGTCTTCGTGGAGAGAGGGATGAGCAGCGATGAGCTCATTATACCAGACACACCACCATCTCATCTAGGATGGGCACCGAAGCGTGTGCCACTAACAACAATTACCACCAACAGGCAGCAGGGGAAGAGAAAGCTGCAATTTCTGGAGGAGGAAGAAACCAACTTCGTACCCTCACag AAACATATGTCTGAGAACACCTCCATGGCTCCGCTACTGGAGGAGGCAGCCGCgcaggatgatgatgatgaggactTCATCACACTCATCAATAACCCATCACCAAAACCGTGGATGCCTCTCCGCGAGCTGGCGGAGGATGTTCCACATACTATCATCTCAGTGCGGGAGGAAACGAACCATCATGGTAGacgaattattttgaaaattaatatcgcTTCTAcgaagaaaatctctgaggtatacctgcctcagagattttcttcaataatttcacctTGTAAAGTTGTTAAATTTAATTCTAAgtgtaaaaatttaggaataGTAGTGAAGCATATAACCGCTACATGGAGCGACATTAAGATTGTTAAAATGTAA